The window CGGGGCGTTCTGCCGATGGGCTGCTGGTTGATCAGGATGACCCGTTCGATGCCGCCGAGATCGACGACCCGGCGGATCTTTCCCATACCGCCCCTCCGGTTGTTCAACTGCCGGGACATGACCCGGTGGAGGGTTTCAATGATCATCGTGCTTTTTCCGGAGCCGGAAACGCCGGTGACGGCGGTGAAGACGCCGACGGGAATCCGGATGGCGAGGTCCTTCAGGTTATGCTCGTGGGCGCCTTCCAGGTGGATGAACCGCGAGGGAAGAGGCCGCCGGGACGGGGGGAGGGGAATGGAGAGGCGGCCGGAGAGGTACTGGCCGGTCAGGGAGGCTTCGCTTTCCATGATTTCCCCGGGTGTGCCCTGAAAGGTGACTTCCCCGCCGTGGACGCCCGCTCCCGGTCCCATGTCGATGATGGAATCCGAGGCCAGCATCATGTCCTGGTCATGCTCCACCACCAACACGGTGTTGCCCATGTCCCGCAGGCGCTTCAGGGTCGAGATCAACCGTTCGTTGTCCCGCTGATGGAGGCCGACGGTGGGTTCATCGAGGACGTAGAGGACCCCCACCAGACCCGAGCCGATCTGGGTCGCCAACCGGATGCGCTGGCCTTCGCCGCCGGAAAGGGTCCCGGCGGAGCGTGCCAGATCCAGGTAGTCCATCCCCACGTCGAGCAGAAAGGTCAGGCGGTCCTTGATCTCCTTGAGGATCCGTTCCGAGATGAGAATCTCCTGGGGGGAAAGGGACAGGGAGGAAAAAAATTCCATGCATTCCCGGATGGACAGCAGGCAGACCTCCTGGATATTCTTCCCGTTGACCGTAACGGCCAGGCTTTCCTTTTTGAGGCGCGTACCCAGGCAGGTCGGGCATTCCCGCAGACTGATGTACCGGGACAGATCCATCCTTACGTTGCTGTATGGGGATTCATGGTAGCGCCGGTCCAGTTGGGTGAGCACCCCTTCGAACGGCCGGTTGTAAAAGAAGCGCCGTCCTCCGCGGTCGGCGAAGAACTGGATCTCCTCTTCCCCGGAACCGTAAAGGAGGACATTCTGGATGTTTTCCGGTAGATCCCGGAAGGGGGAATTGAGATCGAAGCCGTAATGCTGGGCCAGGGCGTCCATCATCGAGAAATACTGCATGGAACTGCGTCCCGCCCAGGGGGCGATGGCCCCTTCGCGGATGGACAGAGCCGGATCGGGGACCACGAGGTCTTCGTCAAAATACATCCGGGTTCCCAGACCGCTGCAGTCCGGGCAGGCGCCATAGGGGCTGTTGAAGGAAAAGAGCCGGGGCGCCAGTTCGGGGAGACTGACCCCGCAGATCGGGCAGGAATACTTTTCACTGAAGAGGATTTCCTTTCCGTCGGTGAGATCAATGCGGACGAGGCCGTCGGTCAGGGCGGAGGCCGTTTCCAGGGAATCCCGGAGACGCTGCCGGATGCCTTCCCGAAGAACCAGGCGATCGACCACCACATCGATATCGTGCCGCCGTTTTTTGTCCAGCCGGATCTCTTCCTCCAGTTCCCGGATCTCTCCGTCAATCCGGACCCGGACGTAGCCCTCCCGCTGCAGCTTTTTGAATTCCTTCTGAAATTCTCC is drawn from Syntrophus gentianae and contains these coding sequences:
- the uvrA gene encoding excinuclease ABC subunit UvrA; its protein translation is MSDFIRIKGASQHNLKNITLDIPRNQLVVITGVSGSGKSSLAFDTIYAEGQRRYVESLSTYARQFIGQMDKPDVESIEGLSPAIAIEQRSASHNPRSTVGTVTEIYDYLRLLFARIGIPHCTVCGREIRSQKIDTMVETVLNLPEKTRLIVLAPIVRGKKGEFQKEFKKLQREGYVRVRIDGEIRELEEEIRLDKKRRHDIDVVVDRLVLREGIRQRLRDSLETASALTDGLVRIDLTDGKEILFSEKYSCPICGVSLPELAPRLFSFNSPYGACPDCSGLGTRMYFDEDLVVPDPALSIREGAIAPWAGRSSMQYFSMMDALAQHYGFDLNSPFRDLPENIQNVLLYGSGEEEIQFFADRGGRRFFYNRPFEGVLTQLDRRYHESPYSNVRMDLSRYISLRECPTCLGTRLKKESLAVTVNGKNIQEVCLLSIRECMEFFSSLSLSPQEILISERILKEIKDRLTFLLDVGMDYLDLARSAGTLSGGEGQRIRLATQIGSGLVGVLYVLDEPTVGLHQRDNERLISTLKRLRDMGNTVLVVEHDQDMMLASDSIIDMGPGAGVHGGEVTFQGTPGEIMESEASLTGQYLSGRLSIPLPPSRRPLPSRFIHLEGAHEHNLKDLAIRIPVGVFTAVTGVSGSGKSTMIIETLHRVMSRQLNNRRGGMGKIRRVVDLGGIERVILINQQPIGRTPRSNPVTYTGGFSFIRDLFTGLPEARMRGYKPGRFSFNVKGGRCEACEGNGMIKIEMHFLPDVYVTCDACGGKRFNPDTLDIRYKDKNIADVLDMTVNQGLVFFENIPAIRGRLQSLFDVGLGYIRLGQSATTLSGGEAQRIKLSRELGKRANSNTLYILDEPTIGLHFADIQKLLNVLMRLVDMGNSVVVIEHNLDVIKSADYIIDLGPEGGPGGGRIMASGTPEEVAAIESCPTGRFLRAVLEAGSKESPEKKEHRR